A window from Mangifera indica cultivar Alphonso chromosome 2, CATAS_Mindica_2.1, whole genome shotgun sequence encodes these proteins:
- the LOC123209646 gene encoding uncharacterized protein LOC123209646, which translates to MLIAENDGLRVLQQDIEEEVRIQDAVNLALQDEIRELRVLLAQDAQQPLQQLLEPEPELAPEPMDTMDPEPEQELIRNTGCSSQPSTSGRIGVDENTSPPEATGA; encoded by the exons ATGTTAATTGCTGAAAATGATGGTCTTAGGGTTCTACAGCAGGACATTGAAGAGGAAGTTCGGATTCAGGATG CTGTGAACCTCGCACTGCAAGACGAAATCAGGGAGCTACGGGTGCTGCTTGCCCAGGATGCTCAGCAACCGCTGCAGCAGCTGCTGGAGCCGGAGCCAGAGCTGGCGCCAGAGCCAATGGATACTATGGATCCAGAACCTGAGCAGGAGCTGATCAGAAACACTGGCTGCAGCTCTCAGCCATCGACGAGTGGAAGAATTGGGGTGGATGAGAATACTAGTCCACCAGAAGCAACAGGGGCATGA